The window cacagtgaaaggaaaaaacaaaaatcaaactcaCCTCAGCCTTCACTATTCTATCCACAATGGTCTCCAGTGTTTCCAGCATACTACACTTTACAACACCTTCAAAATACTGAGAACGGTGCTGTAGGGCTTGCGTCACCGTGATATCTAGGTTATTATATGTTTTTTCAGCAGCAagattctgaggggaaaaaaaaaagaaaagaaaagccccaAGGCACATAACACATCTCAGTACTTGGTAATAAAGTCCTCTTTGGCATCAAGTAGATACACATTTCTGGTGTAAATTGAGTCTGTTCTAAGTCATATATTAAGCAAAGCAGATGCTCTTCATCTTTTGGGAACAGTCGAGCATGCAATTATGTTAAACACCATATGACAGAGTGGGTTAAGTGATAAAACTGTTTTGTGATATGCATTGGGCCAATGAAAATCTCTTACTTTGCTAGCTGATATTTGGCGTGATGTGACTCATCCTGCTTTTGCCATgaacagaaaatgtaaagatGAAGTTCTACAGATTTTAGaacatacaaaatatattttaggaatatacaggtttttgttgtttgtttttcataggATAAGGGAGAACACCAACTGCCCTGAACACCACTCATGGAGTAGATCTTAGTGGAGATCTAAGCAGAGAGCAAATTAAAGGTTTTCTTCACCTTTCGTATTTGTGGGCTCACACTCCCTCTCCTGGACTGTGCTGGCACTGCCACTTGACaacaatttttttgtgtgtgtttatgtattttaataagtgctataaaaataatataaatgaaaacCCATCATCATCACTAAAAGTAAGAAGATTAAGAGTTTGAAAGCTGACATTCTCAACTTTCATTTTAAGAACAGGACCATGCAAGATGATTTTGTCCTGACCAGCAAAAGCTTTATTTGTAGGTGAGACCATAGTGACATTTGGATAGTGTTGGCACATCCTGGTATTGATTTTGTGTCCAGACAGACAgacctttaaaatgaaaacactggaccaagcaataaaatgaaattaatttttggcTAGAATATACTGTGATTCGTCAAGTCTTTCGATTGAATTACACTGAACGTGACAAGAGGTTTGAGATGATCACGAAGATACAAGCAGTTTTAGTTAACCCATTTAACTAATTCCTAATGAAGGACATTAGGAGAACATAAAAAGCCTCTGCAAACCGAAGTCACCCTACACACAATAACTAGAGCAATACAAAGTTATTTCTATACCATCACACCATTCCGAGGTTTCTCCCATCAAGAATCTCAAAATGAATTCAGAACTCTACTATAATGAAAGAAATCTATCAACTTAGCCAGCTGTATATACAGGCATGGCTTAAAACATTGATTTAACTAATCATATTAGCCACATGGTTTAAAGTTAAAAATCACCAGTTGAATATTGCAAATTCTACATATATTGGAAGATCAGATTATacatttcagatttcatttttcctcctcttttaagTCTTAAAGATCAGGCTGACACAGACTGATGAAAAACTGGAAGCCTCAGAGGTGATtatcttttaagaaaagaatcttTTTTCCCCCGTTTAATAAGCAAACTAGTGCATGTGAAGAAAATCTCAAATAATTAATGGACGCCCTAACTCTTTCCCACGTTACTAACTGGAAGCAAACAATTCTATCCTAGGGCTTTTGTGGtgttctggttgttttttttcccccctgatcCCAatacataatttttcaaaaaaaatgatCCAGCATCTCTTAAAATCCTGTAATTTCAGTTGCCCTATAACTTAAAATGATAAAAGGTGTGAAAAACATAAAGCACCTTCTGGTGtctttctgaaaaggaaacatgTCCTGCCTCAAAGCCTAATGCAGTTACAAAATAAATCGAAACACTGAACCCACCAACTGTGAAATTTCATTGTCTTTGATATATTAGATCACTCTCGCTACAGCTATTACCTATTCCCTGACCAGCTTTTATGGCAGAACAGGATCTTAAAACAGCGGAGAATTCCAAAGAGACAAACGCCTAGAAAAAACTGGCAAGAACAGTGACATCATGAAACTTTCAGATTTGGAGCCAGAGATATTTATAAGCTTAAAGTATTTCCATTTGGGATTATTCTCCACATTTCTGAAAGGATTCTACGTGGTGTTTCAGACATCTGGATTCTTCATTAGCACTTGCAGCCTGGTGGAATAAGCAACTTGGGCACTTAAAtctctaaaaaataataaataacatagCTATCAGAAGTTCCAATTGGGAAGCAGGTGCGTacagctgggaggggacagggacaaaaACCTTTAAACTTATTTTTCACGTTTCTGAAGACCACAAGAGTAGAAGAGCCCTAGCTCTCCGaggctggcaaatcatggcatgaATCTGACTATGCTGTTGCACTCCTGAGGGAAAACCAGGAACAGCAGCCTGAATTAGATCtaaaccagaaggaaacagatggaATGCTCTGGAGTCAGAGACTCACACAGAAGAATGGGCCAAGTAGTTTTAACTCACTGAGAAGGTCAAGTCATACAAAGTACCCAGACTGCATGGAGAAATCTGCATTCTCTTTGAAAACAGCCCCTGGAAtagcagcagctgcaaaaataaaatcctatctcaaaaatagaaacaaacataaaaagcCTACGCTCTCTTTTTCTAAGAGTACAGCCAGATCCAATTTTGGGTGACATCCAGAGCAGTAGACGCCTGTGTGCAAGTAGTATTACTAAGGatagcttaaataaaaaaatgctgtgcagggTGAATTGAATCTGTTTTATTCAGTTTGTTAACTAATGCCTATGGAACATCATCGCCAAAATTGACATATAAACAAATGAATTTGCAAATGCTtactgaatataaaatatttaatagaatTTAAGAGATATACTTACTATTACATCAAATTTGGAATAAATATCTACAACTTTtcctaaagagaaaaacaaaagttaatcaagtacttaaaatgcaaaattagttTTCTTGCTTCATGCTTTCATTTGTTGTCTTATAAattacacagaaagaaaacagacaagGTCAAGAAGGAAACACGGAAAAAATAACCCACCCAACCTACCAAACCGTGTTCTTCCAAGCCTATCAACCTACATCTgcataaatatgtttttctattccctttctcccccgcctttttttatttttttattctttcccctccctccccccatcaATCCAGGGTTCAGCACAATTTCTCTCACCACACTTTTATATACAGAAGAGCCAACACGCACCTGACTCATCCACAACAGGTAATGCCGATATCCTTCTCTCTACAAATATATTCAAGGCTTTAATGATAGGAGTGTCTGGATGTATGAAGGCAATGTTGTGGTAAGTTCCTATTCCAAGTTCATCCAGATTCTTCTTCATAAAGGCAGGCTTTGGCATCTCTGACATCTAGGAAAGTCAGAACGGATGTATTTACAGCGCAGTTTTCTACACCTGCCATGTTTCCATACGATTGGTACATACATTAGGAAATTAGGAATATATACATTAGGAAATCTGTATTCACTCATCCACCTACAGACTCCAAATGATCGTTACAGTAATCTGCTACTAGATTAATCTAAAGCCAAAACAAGCTCAGATCTAGAGACATTACTTCTGTTCAAAGAAGCTCTAAATTAAGACTATATAACTAAGTTTTTTGCTCAGTTATTTATCTTTGTAGTAACTCATCACTAAAAGCTTTTGATCCTAAGCTATATGATTTCCGCTGAAACTGGAGAGAGAAGACAGCAGAACATACTATACGATGAATGCTCATTTTGAACTCTTGTTGCTTTGTTTGGCCTCCTATTCATTCCTGTGACTAACATAAGCTACAGTGAGCAATGATAACCTCGTCTCTGGGAGACAATTCGTTTTTCTAGTCATGTAAATGAACTTCTGAAGCTGAGCAGATCTTCCAGAAAGGACAGCAAACTACAAGGACATGCCTTGGCCGTTTGAGGTGTTCAGGTTTCTTTAAATGACTGAAATAAAGTAAAGGTAATGTACAGGTCCTATATCAAGCTTTAACCTCTCTGTTATCAAGAAGAGATATGCACAGATACAAAGAACGTGCAAATTCCTATATTAAGTCTTTAATTTAACATgtctactggggaaaaaaagaaaaatcagttaagCAAAGCATAGCTTTAAATACTTACAAAAAGCTGGAGGAACTTGAGGATTCTTTTATGGGTAAGTATATAAAGTGCATTTCCACTGACGGGATCTATAACTGGCAATCTGTGGATTTTGTTTTTGATCAATGAATATACAGCATCAAAAAGGCTgaggagaaaaacatttattttttttatttaaaattagttttagcTGACAGTGAGTAAAGTCAAgtgatatatacatatatttacaaaCACCCATGAAGTACATATCACAAGAAATTATTTGTATGATCTTTAAtgttatagaaaaaaagaagttaaggaATTTCAAATAACTTGTGCAGCTGGTAAAACAGATCAGCAACAATATGCCCATAACATCTAAAACCGGTAAGAAAATGTGATAGAAAGTGACTGTGGTAGAAAGAATAGCAGAATATTTCTGCACAAGTGAAAATTGTTTTTCCAGCGAGTGCTGTGCTCACGGTATCCCTGCGCTCAGAGTTCAGAGACAGACACACAGTGGAAAACAAGAGTGTTCTTGCCCATAATACATCTCAATCCCAAACTTCTATAACATTTTCTAGGAAGAGCATTTTTATGGCTAAGTGCATATATGCTATTAAGCCTAAACAATTATCTAATCATTTAGTTATTAGGGATTGTCAAAAAGTTCAGTAGTACTCAAGCTGTTACGTGATGAACTAGAGCTCCCTCTCAAGTTACCTTTGGTAAATAAGGTATAATGACAgttttaaaaccatttctttCAAATTCCATCAAGAATAAAAAAGTCATTTATATTTTACAGTCATTTATATTTTAAGGAACACAACCTAGGAGTAGAGCAGAACAAAACACACAGATACTGTCCTTTAGTTAAGGAAAGTTACTTCATTGGAAAATACTGTAAGTTTTCATTTACTCTGATTCCTGATAACGAGACAGCTGAAAGGCTCTGTATAGTTTTTGATTTTCATGAAATAAATACACCTTGCAGGCTAGCCTGAAGGGTCATCATGTTGcctttttgcatattttttggCAATTAATTTTGCTCCATGTCTATTTCATCTACCAGAAATTCCCCTTTTTGGATAATTAAAACAAGTCCTCACTCACAATAAAAAGCTCCTACATCTTGTTGATTATATTAAAAGACAGTCCTTCATTACTGTACTCTAGTTTACAATGTAAATTGTTTCCTATTACACAAAGAAGTCCTAAGTTCAGTGTTGAGATGGAGTTAGCTTATTTCAAGTTAAGCAGACCGATAAGCAAAATCCTACCTTGCATCTGGGGAGATGTTCACTAAAGGTTTAAACGTCTCTTGTAAATAAAGCTCTGCGTATAGAAAATGAATAGACCATTACCAATTTATAGGAAAACATTAGCTTTTTTATGAAAGCATTTTATGAAGTCATTTGTACAAAATTAAGTGGAAGACAGACAGCAATATATACAGTTACTTTAGAGAGTCTACCACTTATGCACATTCCTCTGTATTGACATTAAAAggacagaagtttaaaaaaatgggaCTAAACTGATTACCAGCAGGGGTCACTGCAACAACAGCAAATAATTCTATACCAGTTCCTCTTCTGAGAGGGTCTGCCGCACAGAGTACTTCTATATATTATTTCATGGCATACGGTCTATTTTTGACATAACAGTTCCTCCTGGCATTCAGCACTTCTGTCCACACCCAGAAAGTTCTATGAATTTCTAGTCGCATCACGCCATTCACTCGGGCACAGCTTGTTGCTCGTCCATCGGTTCACTCAATACGTTGGGTTGTCTATTCATTCTGCATCCTGGCTCAGATACATTTCCATTCCACATATCCTCATCAACTCTACAGCCATACATactccagtttctttttttctttcttgaaaagcaAGTACTAATCACGAACAAGTGGTAAAGTAGTACATAGCCCAGATCACTCTAGTCCATGTACAGTTTCAAGTAGCAAAATAAGCAGCAGGAGGTAAAAGACAAGCTTTTACTATTTCTGCTTTCGTTAAAAAGTATATGGACAGAGGCAAGCTATGTCAATGATTAATTAAAAGTCCACTCTGCTGAAAAacattagaatattttaaattatcaaCCAAGTAGTAAATATTCTTACCCCTCCAGGTTTCTATCTTGTGCTCCTCCAATTCATAAATCTGAACCTATAATGGGTAGATGGAAAGTTTAGCTTGAGGTATTGATTTCAAACCCAATATCATTAACAGTATTATAAATATCTGAATAATTTCCTAATGTTTCATTGCAGGCAATCTAACAGAGTAACAACAGTCCAGAGTAACACTTCTTGGCAATAGCAAGAAGAAGGGGGGGAATCCTGCTCAGTGCAGCGTACCATACTGGACCTATCATTTCAGGGGACAGGAAAGATCTTTTACCTGCCTAGGTTTCTAGTCTACATCTCATAAACTCAAAGGCATCACCTCGGTAATTTATCTCACCTTAAAACAATACGCCAGAGTAAACCCTACAATGATTCCTCACACCCCCAAACCAGTAAAAAGCTTACCCTGATCACTTGACTTCATAATGCTAACAGAGATGAATTTTACTGCTACTTGATTACAAACAAGCAGAAGCACTTGGTTTTGTGCTCAGTTCAATCAGAAGAACCAACATTGTATTTCCTCCCACCCTCAAGTTTAATCTTTTACTGTTACATTCTTCAAATGTTTTCAGAGACTGCATCTAAGCCATGCAGGCTCTCAGCATTTCTCCTGTGCCAGCAATGTTGCTCATCTGACCTGAGTTCAGCTGGGCCCGGGAACcaaacaggcaaaaaaagttacaaaaatgtTGTTAGTTTTCTGCTGATTTAGCTTCCTTAACTGGCTCTCAAGAAGGACAAGCAAATGACACTGGACAAAGGATGTGGCAAGTCTGCACCTTTTGATGGCAGCTTATCATTAGATCAGATCAGCAATAACATCAAATCACCCTCAAGAGTCCAgtctttgaagtttaaaaaaggccaaaaccaaaaaaagacacAGTCACATCACCAACTTCCTGCTGTTCAGCAGCTATTTCACAAAGTTCATTATCAAAAGAATGTATAACCTTCCTACAGTAGCTCCCTGTTGGGAcattattgtaatttttattttttttttttagtgattgaTGCTGTCTTCTATTAAGTCAAATGTTGCCACTTCTCAGCTATTTCTCCTTATTGCTGCCATTTTAAGCACAACCTATGGAGTAGGATGTTAGACGATGCAAACAGAGTGACAACAGTCAGACCTTACGTAAAGTTACATGGAGAAACTATTGAGGTTGAGGGTCATTACAATATGGAAACCGTTTTAAGGAAGTTACCAGTGCACAATCACTTTTCATttgcttctccccccaccccctgtaAATCCCCAGGGgaggaaaataattctttaacaAGAAGAGAGGACACAACAGTATTGGCATCTGACAAGAATTTCACTATAAATTTAAGAAATTAACATGAGCTTTGAGAAGCCCAGTACATCAGATCTCTGCTTCATCCAACTGTGCTTGATTTCTTTAGCTAGTAAAACATAGTACGTGTCTTTTAAATGGTAGAGGGGGAATTGTGACTTGACAGGAACAAGAAAGGGATGTAAATGTTTGTATGAACATGCAAGCTAGAGAATTTAATCAACTGACTGCCAATGGGaattttaaattacagttaaTTGAAGCCAACAGATCTCCAACTGATTGTGCAACTCAGCCATGTAACTagaatatttgcatatatttaacTAGTTTAAATTGTTTATTCTACACAATCACTCCAAGAACCGAGTAACCTTTTAACGCATCCAAGCCTCTGTAAGTTAGCATCTCGCTTAACTCTGCACTATTCTTTCGGAATAGCTCTGTCACAGTTAGGAGACAAAGATGATCATATAAACATGGGAACCACGCATAGCTAcatacttgatttttaaatacaattaacTTTTTCATGTTAACTTAAAGACATCCTCCACAAATGCTTGTTGGTTGATATTTGCCATTTATATAGAGCTGTGATTACTATTGAAATGTGTGCTTTGAAACAACCTgaacacaaataaatacagtgaTCCATAATCAAGTATTTTCCTTCATACTTTTTATATCACATCTAGTTTTTAGTAAGTACGTTAAGTCAGGTCCTTCATCCCAAATTCATTAGTTGCAACACTAAGTGGAGCCTTGTATCCAAAACGAAGGCTATCATTATGGTAAGCACCACACAAAACATAATACACGGTAGTACTCATTAAGGAAATTCCTCATGTTTATACACGTATAACTGAAGCAGACAGACGAGGTTACCTGCCCAAGGACCTTCATGGCTGAAGCTGGGAACTGAACCCAGGTATCCAGATACCATTCTACTACCTTGCTCACCAAGCCATCTTTCCATTCAAAAAAAGCCTCCTGCAGCGAGTATACCCATGACGTATCTAAGCTTCCAAAGACTTAAATAACAGTAACAATCATCATCAATCTTTCAGTTTGACATTTCAGTCTCTGTACTGTATGAAAGTATAGCTTAACAACATACTTACCATTGGAGACTTATAGTATCTATGCAGTATGTTAATGAAATCTGTAATTGTTAACATTCCTGTAacaaataatacataaaaaaaagttcttca of the Larus michahellis chromosome 2, bLarMic1.1, whole genome shotgun sequence genome contains:
- the PRKAG2 gene encoding 5'-AMP-activated protein kinase subunit gamma-2 isoform X6, yielding MLEKLELEDEALEESESDIYVRFMRSHKCYDIVPTSSKLVVFDTTLQVKKAFFALVANGVRAAPLWESKKQSFVGMLTITDFINILHRYYKSPMVQIYELEEHKIETWRELYLQETFKPLVNISPDASLFDAVYSLIKNKIHRLPVIDPVSGNALYILTHKRILKFLQLFMSEMPKPAFMKKNLDELGIGTYHNIAFIHPDTPIIKALNIFVERRISALPVVDESGKVVDIYSKFDVINLAAEKTYNNLDITVTQALQHRSQYFEGVVKCSMLETLETIVDRIVKAEVHRLVVVNEADSIVGIISLSDILQALVLTPAGAKQKENESE
- the PRKAG2 gene encoding 5'-AMP-activated protein kinase subunit gamma-2 isoform X5 is translated as MTPAPCATSKPAAAAAAPAPSQLPAASEGMLEKLELEDEALEESESDIYVRFMRSHKCYDIVPTSSKLVVFDTTLQVKKAFFALVANGVRAAPLWESKKQSFVGMLTITDFINILHRYYKSPMVQIYELEEHKIETWRELYLQETFKPLVNISPDASLFDAVYSLIKNKIHRLPVIDPVSGNALYILTHKRILKFLQLFMSEMPKPAFMKKNLDELGIGTYHNIAFIHPDTPIIKALNIFVERRISALPVVDESGKVVDIYSKFDVINLAAEKTYNNLDITVTQALQHRSQYFEGVVKCSMLETLETIVDRIVKAEVHRLVVVNEADSIVGIISLSDILQALVLTPAGAKQKENESE